A window from Cydia pomonella isolate Wapato2018A chromosome 8, ilCydPomo1, whole genome shotgun sequence encodes these proteins:
- the LOC133520879 gene encoding uncharacterized protein LOC133520879, which yields MGERDEAGAKLTIPSGSGSPRKSQATISELRKQRGNLKGRLTQFKKFVDSLLSVTPSKVQIAELKLRMQASTETFKNFNDIESQIELCSPETEISANSEYVETLEELYFGTMASANCLIDGVETNNATISSCDHTVNKPFSKFKLPEIKLPSFDGSYDRWLEFKHSYETMIHKHSDLDAIQKFHYLRSSLSGSALQVISALEFTAANYIQAWELLEIRFHNPRLLVHNHIKSLFNISALKQESSTQIRRLIDTVLRNLRALKTLEEPTDSWDTLIIHLIVSKLDTTTERKWESHIGSISDKSINNESKKLKLEDLLSFLRNRADTLEMINSNHSKAPTAVNTKPNYTSNKPTQVVSCVSASVNANKSKPFNNKRFRNCAMCNENHALYTCAKFLNLSVQDRLKLIQNKNLCNNCLREGHSLNECIFGPCKQCQQKHNSLLHMDNTRNDSVCVRPSSAPAHSAPLSVPSTSSCFVSADRAPMAECEGGAESTRFVPRQGLLPTALIEVADANNQFHTCRAFLDNGSEHCFITEELRNRLNVKNLQSTIQISGVAEIVTQTNQSCDVTIRSKQSDYSMSITCFVLPRITSSLPSTHIDLDSIRIPDNIQLADPDFNVPSEIDILIGSEIFWDLLDGEKIRLPTGPYLINSKLGWLVSGPINTRNLRINNQVHCYFTQSIDSQLRKFWEIEDIPQVDSILTADEQKCEDIFTNTTKREEDGRFSVRMPLRESADTLGDSYTLAKTRFLSLERKLERLPEYKRLYCDFMREYEKMGHMTRVTDYGTPNYFHPHHGIFREGSATTKMRVVYSGAAPTTTNKSLNSIQLPGPALQNDIFAILLRFRQYKYVACADVEKMFRQVLIQPDQRSLQMILWRENPTDPLHVYELNTVTYGQTSAPYLSQRCIRQLALECGDDVIARVINQDIFVDDLITGDDNFQNLLDICQKTYDVLQSGCFPLRKWTFNCDVTQEESKEHFVGEHTQNKTLGVGWDNKRDELYYTTKIDPLPNSSYLNKRMMLSIISQIYDPLGLLSPAVIISKILLQKLWLSRIDWDTPVPEDIKSMWNNFINTLSRLNDLRIPRHVSGVHTGHTELHIFSDASLHAYGACAYIRTYDEGSDVTVRLLCAKSKVSPLKSLTIPKLELSGALVAAKLYKKITDSLRLVFTKVYFWCDSTIVISWLGMSPHLLKPFVQNRVTQINELTGNATWFHVRSEDNPSDLLSRGVTLDNLIDCNLWWFGPSFLHDPKSDFVSDNTSKNTAIEDLPELRSTAVSLVCNQQDELFNFDRCSSYIKLIRIGAYVLRFILNSRTNSERKQLRQTGSLSVDELDASRRMLVRFAQMQSFPDVYDSLLKNKPIKTNCKQYNRISGLNVFLDDRNKFKVIRVGGRLCNSTSFDYNKKHPVLLCSKHKLTVLLFKYEHKRLLHAGPQLLLSTLRECCWPLGARNLARKIVRECVTCIRMKDPTDLSPLTPAHFLIGRPLTCPASEDLTDVQPSRLSRYARIEALRQHFWHRWAKEYVAELQRRTKWKTKKDDISLNSLVLIKDDNLPPLKWRLGRVTRLYPGSDGVNRVADILTATGTIRRSFSKICPLLPEPADHDG from the exons ATGGGTGAAAGGGATGAAGCTGGTGCTAAATTGACTATTCCTTCTGGATCAGGGTCACCTAGAAAAAGTCAGGCAACAATTTCAGAGCTCCGCAAACAAAGGGGTAACTTGAAAGGCCGGCTTACGCAATTCAAAAAATTCGTTGATTCTCTTTTATCGGTGACTCCTTCCAAAGTACAAATTGCAGAATTAAAATTACGCATGCAAGCATCTACAGAgacttttaaaaattttaatgaCATTGAAAGCCAAATTGAACTTTGCTCTCCAGAAACAGAAATTTCTGCCAATTCCGAATACGTAGAAACTCTCGAGGAGTTATATTTCGGTACTATGGCTAGCGCTAATTGTTTAATCGATGGTGTGGAGACAAATAACGCTACTATTTCAAGTTGTGATCATACCGTGAACAAAccgttttcaaaatttaaactACCCGAAATTAAATTGCCCTCATTCGATGGTTCGTATGATCGTTGGCTCGAATTTAAACATTCTTATGAAACCATGATTCATAAACATTCCGATCTCGACGCGATTCAAAAGTTTCATTACCTTCGATCATCACTAAGTGGTAGTGCATTACAAGTAATTAGTGCGTTAGAATTCACGGCTGCCAACTATATTCAAGCATGGGAATTGCTTGAAATTCGCTTTCATAACCCTAGGCTTTTAGTACATAATCACATAAAATCCTTGTTCAATATTTCAGCCTTGAAACAGGAATCTTCGACTCAAATACGTAGACTGATAGATACCGTGTTACGTAATTTACGCGCTTTAAAAACGTTAGAGGAACCTACCGACTCGTGGGATACGttaattattcatttaattgtgTCAAAACTCGATACGACCACGGAGCGTAAGTGGGAATCTCACATAGGGTCTATCTCGGATAAGTCAATCAATAATGAGTCTAAGAAACTTAAGCTGGAAGATCTCTTATCGTTTCTCAGAAACCGGGCGGATACGTTAGAAATGATAAACTCTAATCATTCCAAGGCACCGACCGCGGTTAATACTAAGCCTAATTACACGTCAAATAAACCTACGCAAGTAGTTAGCTGTGTCTCTGCTAGTGTTAATGCTAATAAATCGAAGCCTTTCAATAATAAACGTTTCCGAAACTGCGCGATGTGTAACGAGAATCATGCACTTTATACGTGTgctaagtttttaaatttatctgTCCAAGATAGgttaaaattaattcaaaataaaaacctgTGTAATAACTGTTTACGCGAAGGGCATTCCTTAAATGAATGTATATTCGGTCCGTGTAAACAGTGTCAACAAAAACAtaatagtttattgcatatGGATAATACTCGCAATGATAGTGTGTGCGTGAGGCCGTCGAGTGCGCCTGCACACAGCGCGCCGTTATCAGTGCCGAGTACATCTAGCTGCTTTGTATCCGCTGACCGCGCGCCTATGGCCGAGTGCGAAGGTGGCGCGGAAAGTACCCGGTTCGTTCCCAGGCAAGGCTTACTTCCTACTGCGTTAATTGAAGTAGCCGATGCGAACAATCAGTTCCATACGTGTCGTGCGTTTTTAGACAATGGGAGTGAACATTGCTTTATAACGGAAGAGTTACGTAATCGATTAAACGTTAAAAATTTACAGTCCACTATTCAGATCTCGGGTGTAGCAGAAATAGTTACACAGACAAATCAGTCATGCGATGTAACTATACGATCTAAACAATCAGATTATTCTATGTCAATAACGTGCTTTGTCTTGCCGCGCATAACGTCCAGTTTGCCCTCGACTCACATAGACTTAGATAGTATACGTATTCCTGATAACATTCAGTTAGCAGATCCCGATTTTAACGTGCCTTCTGAAATCGATATACTTATCGGTTCAGAAATATTTTGGGACCTTTTAGACGGTGAAAAGATTCGATTACCAACAGGGCCGTACTTAATAAATTCGAAATTAGGCTGGTTGGTATCTGGTCCAATTAATACACGGAACTTGCGCATTAATAATCAAGTCCATTGTTATTTTACTCAATCGATTGACTCTCAACTTAGAAAGTTTTGGGAAATCGAGGATATCCCTCAGGTAGATAGTATTCTTACAGCTGACGAGCAGAAATGTGAGGATATTTTTACCAATACGACTAAACGTGAAGAGGACGGTCGGTTCTCCGTCCGAATGCCGCTAAGAGAATCAGCTGATACGTTGGGCGATTCTTATACGTTAGCGAAAACTCGATTTTTATCCTTAGAACGTAAATTAGAGCGTTTGCCGGAATATAAACGTTTATATTGTGACTTCATGCGAGAATACGAAAAGATGGGTCACATGACTCGTGTTACCGACTATGGTACTCCGAATTACTTCCATCCTCATCATGGAATATTTAGGGAGGGGAGCGCCACCACTAAAATGCGCGTTGTATATAGTGGCGCTGCTCCCACCACCACGAATAAATCGTTGAATAGCATTCAGCTGCCGGGTCCAGCACTTCAAAACGATATATTTGCTATTTTGCTACGTTTCCGTCAATACAAGTACGTTGCTTGTGCTGATGTGGAGAAAATGTTTCGGCAGGTTTTGATCCAACCAGATCAGAGATCCTTGCAAATGATCCTCTGGCGTGAAAACCCTACCGATCCATTACACGTTTATGAACTCAATACGGTTACATATGGGCAAACTAGTGCACCATATTTAAGTCAACGTTGTATACGACAGTTAGCGTTGGAGTGTGGTGATGACGTCATCGCGCGCGTTATCAACCAAGATATATTCGTAGACGATTTAATTACGGGAGATGATAATTTCCAAAACTTACTTGACATATGTCAAAAAACGTATGACGTTTTGCAATCAGGATGCTTTCCTTTACGTAAATGGACCTTTAATTGTGACGTTACACAAGAAGAGTCCAAGGAACATTTTGTTGGTGAGCACACCCAGAACAAAACGCTCGGAGTAGGTTGGGACAATAAACGCGATGAATTGTATTACACTACAAAAATCGATCCTTTGCCTAATTCGTCGTACTTAAATAAACGAATGATGTTATCGATTATTTCACAGATTTACGACCCGTTAGGTCTTCTTTCTCCTGCGGTTATAATTTCCAAAATTTTGCTTCAAAAATTATGGTTAAGTCGTATCGATTGGGACACTCCGGTTCCAGAAGACATTAAATCGATGtggaataatttcataaatacattaagcCGTTTAAACGATTTACGGATTCCGCGTCATGTAAGTGGTGTACACACTGGACATACGgaattgcatattttttctgATGCATCGTTGCATGCTTACGGCGCGTGCGCTTATATTCGGACATATGATGAAGGGTCAGATGTAACTGTCAGACTATTGTGTGCTAAAAGTAAAGTCTCACCCCTGAAGTCTCTGACTATCCCGAAACTTGAACTTTCAGGCGCACTCGTTGCTGCTAAGctttataagaaaataactgATTCCTTAAGGTTAGTGTTCACTAAAGTTTACTTCTGGTGTGACTCGACTATAGTAATTTCGTGGCTAGGTATGTCTCCGCATCTATTGAAGCCTTTCGTTCAAAATCGTGTTACACAAATAAACGAACTTACCGGTAATGCTACATGGTTTCATGTGAGAAGCGAAGATAACCCTAGTGATTTATTGTCTAGAGGCGTTACTTtagataatttaattgattGTAATTTATGGTGGTTCGGACCATCATTCTTGCATGACCCGAAATCGGATTTTGTTAGTGACAATACGAGTAAAAATACGGCAATCGAAGATTTACCCGAGTTACGATCGACCGCGGTAAGTTTAGTTTGCAATCAGCAAGATGAACTATTTAATTTCGATAGATGTTCAtcttacattaaattaattaggATCGGCGCGTATGTACTCCGCTTTATATTAAACTCACGCACTAACTCTGAGCGTAAACAACTCCGCCAAACCGGTTCATTATCGGTGGACGAGTTGGATGCATCACGTCGTATGCTAGTTAGATTCGCACAAATGCAATCATTTCCGGACGTCTACGAtagtttacttaaaaataaaccgatTAAGACgaattgtaaacaatataatcGTATATCCGGTCTTAACGTGTTTTTAGACGATCGTAATAAGTTTAAAGTGATTAGAGTCGGTGGTAGATTGTGTAATTCTACAAGTTTCGATTACAACAAAAAACATCCCGTGTTATTGTGCAGTAAACATAAGTTAACGGTGTTGTTATTCAAATATGAACACAAGCGGCTGCTACATGCCGGACCGCAGCTACTCTTATCTACTTTGCGTGAATGTTGCTGGCCTTTAGGTGCGCGAAATTTGGCAAGGAAAATAGTGCGAGAATGCGTTACCTGTATTCGAATGAAAG ATCCTACTGATCTATCCCCGCTCACGCCTGCCCATTTCCTAATTGGTCGGCCGTTGACCTGCCCTGCGAGCGAGGACCTGACGGATGTGCAGCCTTCCCGCCTGTCTCGCTACGCCAGGATCGAAGCCCTACGTCAACACTTCTGGCATCGTTGGGCCAAGGAGTACGTTGCAGAGCTCCAGCGACGAACCAAATGGAAGACAAAGAAGGACGACATATCGTTAAACAGTCTCGTTTTAATCAAAGACGATAACCTGCCTCCTCTCAAATGGCGGCTAGGCCGAGTCACGCGCCTATACCCTGGGAGCGATGGCGTGAACCGTGTCGCCGACATCCTCACGGCGACAGGAACAATTCGACGCAGCTTTTCAAAGATCTGCCCGCTACTACCAGAGCCGGCAGACCACGACGGATGA